A window from Temnothorax longispinosus isolate EJ_2023e chromosome 1, Tlon_JGU_v1, whole genome shotgun sequence encodes these proteins:
- the Hpo gene encoding serine/threonine-protein kinase 3/4 isoform X1: MSSKSELKKLSEESLTRQPEEVFDIICKLGEGSYGSVYKALHKESGQVLAIKQVPVDTDLQEIIKEISIMQQCDSPYVVKYYGSYFKNTDLWIVMEYCGAGSVSDIMRLRKKTLQEDEIATILSDTLKGLEYLHLRRKIHRDIKAGNILLNNEGHAKLADFGVAGQLTDTMAKRNTVIGTPFWMAPEVIQEIGYDCVADIWSLGITALEMAEGKPPYGDIHPMRAIFMIPTKPPPSFREPDQWSPEFIDFVSGCLVKNPEERATATELLQHEFIGNAKQPSILSQMIAEAHEIREKQSAHRAHVINNVAIKSQNQAEDSDEDDCSGTMKPLPEDSRTLVPSHDLPDTGTLVSAMLDLGTMVINSDTDTEATMKRHNTGSVESGKKYRPLFLDHFDKKEAPEIGKGNGQMLGAHNMENANKLEQQSPIESHRFQSHLQLQLQNQISHPVPEQPYNNISKFQNVFTERDFDFRSRILQLKFLSYEELQQRMASLDAEMEREIDELRKRYQTKRQPILDAMDTKRKRQQNF; this comes from the exons ATGTCTTCTAAGAG cgaattaaaaaagttatcgGAAGAAAGCCTGACGAGACAGCCAGAGGAAGTGTTTGACATCATATGCAAACTGGGAGAAGG GTCCTATGGCTCAGTTTATAAAGCGTTGCACAAAGAGAGTGGGCAGGTACTCGCTATTAAACAAGTACCGGTGGACACGGATCTGCAGGAGATTATTAAGGAAATATCAATTATGCAACAATGCGACTCTCCAtatgttgttaaatattatggAAGTTACTTTAAGAATACGGATTTATGG ATTGTGATGGAGTACTGTGGAGCCGGTTCTGTTAGTGATATCATGAGGTTAAGGAAGAAAACCCTGCAGGAAGACGAAATCGCCACGATCTTGAGTGATACTCTGAAAGGATTGGAATACCTTCACTTGAGAAGGAAAATTCACAGAGATATTAAGGCTGGAAATATCCTTCTTAACAACGAAGGCCATGCGAAGTTGGCTGATTTCGGTGTGGCGGGTCAATTAACG GATACCATGGCGAAACGTAATACAGTGATCGGTACACCATTCTGGATGGCGCCAGAAGTGATACAGGAGATTGGTTACGATTGCGTCGCTGATATCTGGTCTTTGGGAATAACGGCCTTAGAAATGGCCGAGGGCAAGCCGCCGTACGGCGACATACACCCGATGAGAGCAATATTTATGATTCCGACAAAACCACCGCCTAGTTTCAGAGAACCCGATCAATGGAGTCCAGAGTTTATTGACTTTGTCAGTGGGTGCCTTGTAAAAAATCCCGAAGAGAGAGCCACCGCAACCGAACTTCTGCAGCACGAATTCATAG GTAATGCCAAACAGCCAAGTATCTTGAGCCAAATGATCGCCGAGGCTCATGAAATACGAGAAAAGCAGAGCGCGCATAGAGCTCATGTTATAAACAACGTGGCGATTAAAAGTCAAAACCAGGCTGAGGATTCG GATGAGGACGATTGTAGTGGAACTATGAAACCATTACCGGAGGACAGCAGGACTTTAGTGCCGAGCCATGATCTTCCAGACACGGGTACTTTAGTTTCGGCAATGTTGGACCTGGGTACAATGGTTATTAATAGTGACACCGATACCGAAGCTACCATGAAGA GACATAATACTGGTTCTGTAGAATCCGGCAAGAAATATCGACCGTTATTCTTAGATCACTTTGACAAGAAAGAAGCGCCTGAAATCGGAAAA GGTAACGGACAGATGTTGGGAGCGCACAACATGGAGAACGCGAACAAATTGGAGCAGCAAAGTCCAATCGAATCTCATAGGTTTCAAAGTCATCTGCAGCTACAGTTGCAGAATCAGATCTCTCATCCCGTGCCAGAACAGCcatataacaatatatcgAAGTTTCAAAATGTCTTCACGGAACGTGATTTCGATTTT AGAAGCCGTATCCTGCAGTTGAAGTTTCTCTCCTACGAAGAACTGCAGCAACGAATGGCTAGTCTGGACGCGGAAATGGAGCGGGAGATCGACGAGCTGAGAAAAAGGTATCAGACGAAGAGACAGCCTATTCTGGATGCCATGGACACCAAGCGGAAACGTCAACAGAACTTCTAA
- the Hpo gene encoding serine/threonine-protein kinase 3 isoform X2, with translation MSSKSELKKLSEESLTRQPEEVFDIICKLGEGSYGSVYKALHKESGQVLAIKQVPVDTDLQEIIKEISIMQQCDSPYVVKYYGSYFKNTDLWIVMEYCGAGSVSDIMRLRKKTLQEDEIATILSDTLKGLEYLHLRRKIHRDIKAGNILLNNEGHAKLADFGVAGQLTDTMAKRNTVIGTPFWMAPEVIQEIGYDCVADIWSLGITALEMAEGKPPYGDIHPMRAIFMIPTKPPPSFREPDQWSPEFIDFVSGCLVKNPEERATATELLQHEFIGNAKQPSILSQMIAEAHEIREKQSAHRAHVINNVAIKSQNQAEDSDEDDCSGTMKPLPEDSRTLVPSHDLPDTGTLVSAMLDLGTMVINSDTDTEATMKRHNTGSVESGKKYRPLFLDHFDKKEAPEIGKGNGQMLGAHNMENANKLEQQSPIESHRFQSHLQLQLQNQISHPVPEQPYNNISKFQNVFTERDFDFLKFLSYEELQQRMASLDAEMEREIDELRKRYQTKRQPILDAMDTKRKRQQNF, from the exons ATGTCTTCTAAGAG cgaattaaaaaagttatcgGAAGAAAGCCTGACGAGACAGCCAGAGGAAGTGTTTGACATCATATGCAAACTGGGAGAAGG GTCCTATGGCTCAGTTTATAAAGCGTTGCACAAAGAGAGTGGGCAGGTACTCGCTATTAAACAAGTACCGGTGGACACGGATCTGCAGGAGATTATTAAGGAAATATCAATTATGCAACAATGCGACTCTCCAtatgttgttaaatattatggAAGTTACTTTAAGAATACGGATTTATGG ATTGTGATGGAGTACTGTGGAGCCGGTTCTGTTAGTGATATCATGAGGTTAAGGAAGAAAACCCTGCAGGAAGACGAAATCGCCACGATCTTGAGTGATACTCTGAAAGGATTGGAATACCTTCACTTGAGAAGGAAAATTCACAGAGATATTAAGGCTGGAAATATCCTTCTTAACAACGAAGGCCATGCGAAGTTGGCTGATTTCGGTGTGGCGGGTCAATTAACG GATACCATGGCGAAACGTAATACAGTGATCGGTACACCATTCTGGATGGCGCCAGAAGTGATACAGGAGATTGGTTACGATTGCGTCGCTGATATCTGGTCTTTGGGAATAACGGCCTTAGAAATGGCCGAGGGCAAGCCGCCGTACGGCGACATACACCCGATGAGAGCAATATTTATGATTCCGACAAAACCACCGCCTAGTTTCAGAGAACCCGATCAATGGAGTCCAGAGTTTATTGACTTTGTCAGTGGGTGCCTTGTAAAAAATCCCGAAGAGAGAGCCACCGCAACCGAACTTCTGCAGCACGAATTCATAG GTAATGCCAAACAGCCAAGTATCTTGAGCCAAATGATCGCCGAGGCTCATGAAATACGAGAAAAGCAGAGCGCGCATAGAGCTCATGTTATAAACAACGTGGCGATTAAAAGTCAAAACCAGGCTGAGGATTCG GATGAGGACGATTGTAGTGGAACTATGAAACCATTACCGGAGGACAGCAGGACTTTAGTGCCGAGCCATGATCTTCCAGACACGGGTACTTTAGTTTCGGCAATGTTGGACCTGGGTACAATGGTTATTAATAGTGACACCGATACCGAAGCTACCATGAAGA GACATAATACTGGTTCTGTAGAATCCGGCAAGAAATATCGACCGTTATTCTTAGATCACTTTGACAAGAAAGAAGCGCCTGAAATCGGAAAA GGTAACGGACAGATGTTGGGAGCGCACAACATGGAGAACGCGAACAAATTGGAGCAGCAAAGTCCAATCGAATCTCATAGGTTTCAAAGTCATCTGCAGCTACAGTTGCAGAATCAGATCTCTCATCCCGTGCCAGAACAGCcatataacaatatatcgAAGTTTCAAAATGTCTTCACGGAACGTGATTTCGATTTT TTGAAGTTTCTCTCCTACGAAGAACTGCAGCAACGAATGGCTAGTCTGGACGCGGAAATGGAGCGGGAGATCGACGAGCTGAGAAAAAGGTATCAGACGAAGAGACAGCCTATTCTGGATGCCATGGACACCAAGCGGAAACGTCAACAGAACTTCTAA
- the Snx17 gene encoding sorting nexin-17: MHFSIPDTQEFTDGAGNAYVGYNIHINGLFHCTARYKQLHNLHVQLSKDLDIPLPIFPPKKLFPLTAVQQEERRLALEKYIQSIGQNVAINNSEILNGFLLNAQQETADGLSEHETLDMFLMNGSKISLNISPGEHSGEILKKVYKHINLAEKYFFHFALFIVIQDELSGSIKILRKLQEFESPFITHKYMSSTGSRIVLRKNYWDMTYDVELLNDPVTLNLLYIQTAAEIRSRWISVTKEVHHQLENLEKSGNRKEYLNIARYLKYYGYIQFASCYCDYPERGSRVLLAIGGNELNLRVLSPEEHEVVFKVSRMRCWRITTIQNGTDRHEDNNECSLELSFEYLIARNELQWITIASEQAILMSVCLQAMIDELLQKCVVGSKNQAEPGKLWTYIMRDGQSRIVTGSPLRECANNNHSKSGPIIKKLANKWSAVTSKKSNNSRATVVNKSQTTDLDVMENNVFCMIGDDDL; this comes from the exons ATGCACTTTTCTATACCAGATACTCAGGAATTTACGGACGGGGCTGGGAATGCATATGTT ggatataatattcatatcaATGGATTATTCCATTGCACCGCGAGATACAAACAGCTGCACAATCTGCATGTACAACTGTCGAAGGATCTCGACATACCGTTACCTATATTCCCTCCGAAGAAGCTCTTTCCTTTGACCGCCGTTCAGCAGGAAGAACGCCGGCTGGCTTTGGAGAAATACATTCAATCCATCGGACAAAATGTAGCCATAAATAACTCAGAGATATTAAATGGATTTTTATTGAATGCTCAGCAAGAAACTGCGGACGGCCTGTCTGAGCACGAGACTCTAGATATGTTTCTTATGAATGGGTCCAAAATTTCGTTGAATATCTCGCCTGGAGAACATTCTGGTGAAATTTTAAAg AAAGTATACAAACACATAAACTtagcagaaaaatattttttccattttgcgctatttattgttatacaaGATGAGCTATCCGGTAGCATTAAAA TATTGCGGAAATTGCAAGAATTTGAATCTCCATTTATAACGCACAAATACATGAGTTCCACGGGTTCACGGATCGTTCTCAGAAAAAATTACTGGGATATGACGTACGACGTTGAGTTATTGAACGATCCTGTAACGCTCAATTTACTGTATATTCAAACTGCTGCGGAAATTCGCAGCCGTTGGATTTCGGTTACGAAGGAAGTGCACCATCAATTGGAGAACTTGGAAAAGTCTGGAAACAGAAAAGAG TACCTGAATATAGCTCGTTACTTGAAATACTACGGCTACATACAGTTTGCGTCGTGTTACTGCGATTATCCCGAACGTGGCTCGAGAGTGTTGCTCGCTATAGGTGGAAATGAATTGAATTTACGCGTATTATCACCGGAAGAGCACGAAGTCGTATTTAAAGTATCGCGAATGCGATGCTGGCGTATTACTACAATACAAAAT GGAACGGATCGTCATGAAGATAATAACGAGTGCAGTCTGGAGTTATCCTTCGAATATCTAATTGCCAGGAATGAATTGCAATGGATTACGATTGCGTCCGAGCAAGCGATTTTAATGTCTGTTTGTCTGCAAGCCATGATTGACGAGTTGTTGCAGAAATGTGTAGTGGGGAGCAAAAATCAG GCAGAACCTGGGAAGTTGTGGACGTATATCATGAGGGACGGTCAGAGTCGTATCGTTACAGGATCGCCGCTGCGTGAATGTGCCAATAATAATCATTCTAAATCGGGGCCAATTATAAAGAAACTTGCTAACAAATGGTCGGCTGTGACGtcaaaaaaatcgaataattcaAGAGCAACCGTCGTTAATAAGAGTCAGACAACGGATCTTGATGTCATGGAAAACAACGTGTTTTGTATGATAGGAGATGACGATTTATGa